In Halorhabdus tiamatea SARL4B, a genomic segment contains:
- a CDS encoding phospholipase D-like domain-containing protein: MRRALACLVVVVLAGTFGAGVVVAEHDSNAPEATGPNVSIAAIYPNPVTEGDAGEYVVLSAPAETNLTGWTLADDHSTARLPNATVSGRIALSTDPARVATLTDSPVSALDGHVPLANGGENLTLQDGQQIVDSVGYENAPEGELGRVENGSIAWEPLGKTDFDVRRGNGGAVRTFVLPDAGGLPVEVLSSADDRIMVAAYTFTSRDATEALLAASERGVDVRLLVEGGPVGGMSRRQARLLDRLSDSGVRVNAVGGDAARVDHHHAKYAVVDDRAMVLTENWKPAGMGGRSSRGWGVVLSDSGIVESLVDTFRADAGWRDAIPWREFRSGREFSDPTPSNGSYPTRHAPQRHDAKSVSLLVAPDNAEEAVIERLDAAETSIDVVQASVGGANQSFVRALKRAAERGVEVRLLLSRAWYAAEENRAVTDRLEQWAQKVDAPLSVRLARPRDRFGKIHAKGVVVDGETALVGSLNWNDHSARENREVVVALAGEGPAGYFGRVFADDWAAAVWRLSVGLAVLVAVAALVAVLVGRRIEFADAGGSPGEERLLAEDFGDIPDQES; encoded by the coding sequence GTGCGTCGTGCGCTCGCCTGTCTGGTGGTCGTCGTGCTGGCCGGAACGTTCGGAGCCGGCGTCGTCGTCGCAGAGCACGACTCGAACGCGCCCGAGGCGACCGGCCCGAACGTCTCAATCGCGGCGATCTATCCCAACCCGGTCACCGAGGGAGACGCCGGCGAATACGTCGTCCTCTCGGCCCCCGCTGAGACAAATCTGACTGGCTGGACGCTCGCAGACGATCACTCGACAGCGCGGCTTCCGAACGCGACCGTCTCGGGTCGGATCGCGCTCTCGACCGATCCGGCGCGGGTGGCTACTCTCACGGACTCGCCAGTTTCCGCACTCGATGGTCACGTTCCGCTGGCCAACGGTGGCGAGAACCTGACGCTCCAGGACGGTCAACAGATCGTCGACAGCGTCGGCTACGAGAACGCCCCCGAGGGTGAACTCGGCCGTGTCGAGAACGGGTCGATCGCCTGGGAACCACTCGGAAAGACGGATTTCGACGTCCGGCGGGGCAACGGTGGGGCGGTGCGGACGTTCGTCCTCCCGGACGCGGGCGGCCTGCCGGTCGAGGTTCTTTCGAGCGCGGACGATCGAATCATGGTGGCGGCGTATACGTTCACGTCCCGGGACGCGACCGAGGCCCTCCTCGCCGCGAGTGAGCGGGGCGTCGACGTTCGCCTTCTCGTCGAGGGTGGGCCGGTCGGCGGCATGAGTCGACGGCAGGCGCGCCTCCTCGATCGACTCTCCGACAGTGGCGTCCGGGTGAACGCCGTCGGCGGCGACGCCGCCCGCGTCGATCACCACCACGCGAAGTACGCCGTCGTCGACGACCGGGCGATGGTGCTGACCGAAAACTGGAAACCCGCCGGGATGGGCGGCCGGTCGAGCCGTGGCTGGGGCGTGGTGCTCTCGGATTCGGGGATCGTCGAGTCCCTCGTGGATACCTTCCGGGCGGACGCCGGGTGGCGCGATGCGATCCCGTGGCGTGAGTTCCGGTCGGGACGGGAGTTCAGTGATCCCACGCCCTCCAACGGCAGCTACCCAACCCGCCACGCCCCGCAGCGCCACGACGCGAAGAGTGTCTCCCTGCTGGTGGCTCCCGACAACGCCGAGGAGGCAGTCATCGAGCGTCTCGACGCCGCCGAGACGTCGATCGACGTCGTCCAGGCCAGTGTTGGCGGGGCCAACCAGTCGTTCGTCCGGGCGCTGAAACGCGCCGCCGAACGGGGAGTCGAGGTTCGCTTGCTGCTCTCCCGGGCGTGGTACGCCGCCGAAGAGAATCGAGCAGTCACCGATCGGCTCGAACAGTGGGCACAAAAAGTGGACGCACCGCTATCAGTCCGACTGGCTCGGCCCCGCGATCGGTTCGGAAAGATCCACGCCAAGGGCGTCGTCGTCGACGGCGAGACGGCCCTGGTGGGGAGTCTCAACTGGAACGATCACTCCGCGCGGGAGAACCGGGAGGTCGTCGTCGCGCTGGCGGGGGAGGGACCGGCCGGATACTTCGGACGCGTCTTCGCCGACGACTGGGCGGCGGCCGTCTGGCGACTCTCGGTTGGACTCGCGGTTCTCGTGGCCGTGGCTGCACTCGTGGCGGTCCTCGTCGGCCGACGCATCGAATTCGCCGACGCCGGGGGATCTCCTGGCGAGGAGCGACTCCTCGCGGAGGATTTCGGCGATATCCCGGATCAAGAGTCCTGA
- a CDS encoding HEAT repeat domain-containing protein, with translation MTNGDDDAEPDETDGASGEENADLGVEDLEARLDDAEETLDAAETEADLDDVEETLSAIEDDLADAELPEPDEDEDEEDPQDALADRLSDLRDGVDEQRGPYVEDAAEDIEAVAGTVGETRWTEDGAEEVLTAVESFGDAVAEHVDVTEPDSIDTAGDALSEASDAVEGLDLDPDDDSVAIASLLDAAETLADDVEAAEAFGDLSVREQLRYDGFYEVIEGEHRKDYPPELNAVLSWEKRYKESRDPEDVEQILRVLDLMDSDFMEENVLETLERVAPPEAFEPVHQRAQRRDKQAIRVLGKIGDDRAVETLVDFLDGDPALQRVTLRALGEIGSQEATQAVANSLDDENDSVRSSAARALGLLGDTRAIEPLADVLAEDDADDARASAAWALNQIGTERAIEIAAEYADDRAYVVQTEAEKAANV, from the coding sequence ATGACCAACGGTGACGACGACGCCGAGCCGGACGAGACTGACGGGGCGTCCGGAGAGGAGAACGCCGACCTCGGGGTCGAGGACCTCGAAGCACGTCTCGACGACGCCGAAGAGACACTCGACGCCGCAGAGACGGAAGCCGACCTCGACGACGTCGAGGAGACGCTGTCTGCCATCGAGGACGACCTGGCGGACGCCGAGTTGCCCGAACCCGACGAGGACGAGGACGAAGAGGATCCACAGGACGCACTGGCGGATCGACTGAGCGACCTTCGGGACGGCGTCGACGAACAGCGCGGTCCGTACGTCGAAGACGCCGCCGAGGACATCGAGGCCGTCGCCGGGACGGTCGGAGAAACGCGCTGGACCGAGGACGGCGCGGAGGAGGTCCTCACTGCCGTCGAATCCTTCGGCGACGCCGTCGCCGAGCACGTCGACGTGACTGAGCCAGACAGTATCGATACCGCCGGTGACGCACTCTCTGAAGCCAGTGACGCCGTCGAAGGACTCGATCTGGACCCCGACGACGACAGCGTGGCGATCGCCTCGCTCCTCGACGCGGCCGAAACACTCGCCGACGACGTCGAGGCAGCCGAGGCCTTTGGGGACCTTTCCGTCCGGGAGCAACTCCGCTACGACGGGTTCTACGAGGTCATCGAGGGCGAACATCGCAAGGACTACCCGCCGGAACTCAACGCTGTCCTCTCCTGGGAGAAACGCTACAAGGAATCGCGTGATCCCGAAGACGTCGAGCAGATTCTTCGCGTGCTCGATCTTATGGACTCGGATTTCATGGAGGAGAACGTCCTTGAGACCCTCGAACGCGTCGCGCCGCCGGAGGCGTTCGAGCCGGTCCACCAGCGCGCCCAGCGGCGTGACAAGCAGGCGATCCGCGTCCTCGGGAAGATCGGTGACGACCGGGCGGTCGAGACACTGGTCGACTTCCTCGACGGCGACCCCGCCCTCCAGCGCGTGACGTTGCGCGCCCTCGGCGAGATCGGCAGTCAGGAGGCGACCCAGGCGGTCGCGAACTCTCTCGACGACGAGAACGACAGCGTCCGGAGTTCGGCTGCTCGCGCGCTCGGCCTGCTCGGCGACACCCGCGCGATCGAACCCCTGGCGGACGTCCTCGCCGAGGACGACGCCGACGACGCCCGGGCCAGCGCGGCGTGGGCGCTCAACCAGATCGGGACCGAACGTGCCATCGAGATCGCCGCCGAGTACGCCGACGATCGGGCATACGTCGTCCAGACTGAAGCCGAGAAGGCCGCGAACGTCTGA
- a CDS encoding protein sorting system archaetidylserine synthase (This PssA-like phosphatidyltransferase, along with a PssD-like decarboxylase, is required in Haloarchaea for the archaeosortase ArtA to replace the PGF-CTERM sorting signal with a C-terminal lipid anchor.): MQLRPRFLGRLGVADIVTVANIVVGFVAIIVAPLDPAIAARLILLAAIADGLDGLIARTYGSTPVGEFVDSLADTVSFGVAPAAVVVSLADETVHLDSVSSLLGSIEAALVVGVPALFVTAAVIRLAMYTAYDIEERVTEGVQSTLAATVLSAAILAVDLPVGWLVGAVGLLAYLMITRIPYPDLRTRDALTMGVVQAGAVLAPGFASRVFPRLLLTVALAYFLLAPRFYPRVET, encoded by the coding sequence ATGCAACTCCGGCCACGATTCCTGGGGCGACTCGGCGTCGCCGACATCGTCACCGTCGCCAACATCGTCGTCGGGTTCGTCGCGATCATCGTCGCGCCACTGGATCCCGCGATCGCGGCCCGGCTAATCCTCCTCGCGGCGATCGCCGACGGCCTCGACGGGCTGATCGCCCGCACCTACGGTTCGACGCCCGTCGGCGAGTTCGTCGACTCGCTCGCGGACACCGTCTCCTTCGGCGTCGCCCCGGCTGCCGTGGTCGTGAGTCTGGCCGATGAGACCGTCCACCTCGACAGCGTTTCGAGCCTGCTCGGTTCCATCGAGGCCGCACTGGTCGTCGGCGTTCCGGCACTGTTCGTGACTGCCGCGGTGATCCGGCTCGCGATGTACACCGCCTACGACATCGAGGAGCGCGTCACGGAGGGCGTCCAGTCGACGCTCGCGGCGACGGTGCTGTCAGCGGCGATCCTGGCTGTGGACCTCCCGGTGGGCTGGCTGGTCGGTGCGGTCGGCCTCCTCGCGTACCTGATGATCACGCGGATTCCCTATCCCGATCTCCGGACCCGCGACGCGCTCACGATGGGCGTCGTGCAGGCCGGTGCCGTCCTGGCTCCCGGCTTCGCTTCCAGGGTGTTCCCACGTCTTCTGCTGACGGTTGCGCTGGCGTATTTCCTGCTCGCCCCGCGGTTCTACCCGCGCGTCGAGACGTGA
- a CDS encoding plastocyanin/azurin family copper-binding protein produces the protein MVDRRTFLATTGALAGGLTAGLAGCLGRGAGDADHDIGMSSSAFLPAEYRVEPGTTVIWKNTSTHAHTVTAYENTLPEGTAYFASGDYETEQQARDAWYEHGGGAIYAGKTFAHTFEQPGRYPYVCIPHESSNMAGVILVGDVEEADG, from the coding sequence ATGGTCGATCGGCGGACGTTCCTCGCGACGACGGGTGCCCTTGCAGGCGGCCTCACGGCGGGGCTCGCCGGCTGTCTCGGACGTGGCGCGGGCGATGCGGACCACGATATCGGGATGTCCAGCAGCGCCTTCCTCCCCGCGGAGTATCGGGTCGAACCTGGAACGACAGTGATCTGGAAGAACACGAGTACCCACGCCCACACCGTGACCGCCTACGAAAATACGCTCCCGGAGGGCACGGCGTACTTCGCCTCCGGCGATTACGAGACCGAACAGCAGGCCCGCGACGCGTGGTACGAGCACGGCGGCGGCGCGATCTACGCCGGCAAGACGTTCGCTCACACCTTCGAGCAGCCCGGTCGCTACCCCTACGTCTGTATCCCCCACGAGTCGAGCAACATGGCCGGCGTGATCCTCGTCGGCGATGTCGAAGAAGCGGACGGCTGA
- a CDS encoding 30S ribosomal protein S3ae, giving the protein MSERSVSRQTQEKRWYTVLAPEEFGREELGTTPADEPEQVLGRTIETTLGDLRNDAGENNTKLTFKIRDIGSDTAYTEFIRHELTRDYLRSLVRRGSSKVEAYVTVLTTDDYRVQIQPVALTTKKADASQEQAIREQMVEMIEEAAEERTFDDLIDSVVEGRLSSAIYNEAKTIYPLRRVEIQKTTLEAHPEEVAEEEETSVDVEE; this is encoded by the coding sequence ATGAGTGAACGATCAGTATCACGACAGACACAGGAAAAGCGGTGGTACACCGTGCTTGCGCCCGAGGAGTTCGGCCGCGAGGAACTCGGCACCACCCCTGCAGACGAACCGGAGCAGGTGCTCGGCCGGACCATCGAGACGACCCTCGGTGACCTCCGGAACGACGCCGGCGAGAACAACACGAAGCTGACCTTCAAGATCCGCGATATCGGCAGCGACACGGCCTACACGGAGTTCATCCGTCACGAACTCACGCGGGACTACCTGCGGAGTCTCGTGCGGCGTGGCTCCTCGAAGGTCGAGGCCTACGTCACCGTGCTGACGACGGACGACTACCGCGTCCAGATTCAGCCGGTCGCGCTGACGACCAAGAAGGCTGACGCGAGCCAGGAGCAGGCCATCCGCGAACAGATGGTCGAGATGATCGAGGAGGCGGCCGAGGAGCGGACCTTCGACGACCTGATCGACAGCGTCGTCGAGGGCCGACTCTCGAGTGCGATCTACAACGAGGCGAAGACGATCTACCCGCTTCGCCGCGTCGAGATCCAGAAGACGACCCTCGAAGCGCATCCCGAGGAAGTCGCCGAAGAGGAAGAGACGAGCGTCGACGTCGAAGAGTAA
- a CDS encoding KEOPS complex subunit Pcc1, protein MSERRATIRTTHEDEETATRIAAALAPDNTTEMTTTVEAATVETTIDRETTGGLAATVDDYVVNLSVAVALSTEKTHNHE, encoded by the coding sequence ATGAGTGAGCGCCGAGCGACGATCAGGACGACTCACGAGGACGAAGAGACCGCGACGCGGATCGCCGCGGCGCTGGCACCGGACAACACCACGGAGATGACGACGACAGTCGAGGCGGCGACCGTCGAGACGACGATCGACCGGGAGACGACCGGTGGACTCGCCGCGACGGTCGATGACTACGTCGTGAACCTCTCCGTCGCCGTAGCGCTTTCGACCGAGAAGACACACAACCATGAGTGA
- a CDS encoding 30S ribosomal protein S15, giving the protein MARMHTRRRGSSDSDKPVADDPPEWSDVDEDAVEERVVELAEQGHSPSEIGVKLRDEGVQGTPVPDVSLATGKKVTEILEDNDADPEIPEDLRNLMERAVRLREHMNDNPGDAQNKRALQNTESKIRRLVDYYRGDKLEEDFTYSYDVAVSLLE; this is encoded by the coding sequence ATGGCACGAATGCATACACGCCGCCGCGGCTCGTCCGATTCGGACAAGCCAGTGGCAGACGACCCACCGGAGTGGAGTGACGTAGACGAAGACGCGGTCGAGGAGCGCGTCGTCGAACTCGCCGAACAGGGCCACAGCCCGAGCGAGATCGGCGTCAAGCTGCGCGATGAAGGCGTCCAGGGCACGCCCGTCCCGGACGTCTCGCTGGCCACCGGCAAGAAGGTGACCGAGATCCTCGAGGACAACGACGCCGACCCCGAGATTCCGGAGGACCTCCGGAACCTGATGGAGCGAGCCGTGCGTCTCCGGGAGCACATGAACGACAACCCCGGCGACGCCCAGAACAAGCGCGCGCTCCAGAACACGGAGTCGAAGATCCGCCGCCTCGTCGACTACTACCGGGGCGACAAGCTCGAGGAAGACTTCACCTACAGCTACGACGTCGCCGTTTCCCTCCTCGAATAG
- a CDS encoding asparagine synthase C-terminal domain-containing protein, with protein sequence MGSGSPDGRPQVQGADPATVRRAVETGDPLPGTRGFAGRLDGRLLRDVLGRYPLFVDGDDLTSWAFEPVQLVDPVAVPAGHVQTEDGFRRRWSLPSPSPSGGSRAIDALQSALEASLEAVETDGLAIAFSGGIDSALVAARLDAPLYVAGFPGSHDVAAARDAAGFLDADLRVVELDHGALEAHVPDVVAATTRTNAMDVEIALPLFLVASAAAADGFDRLAVGQGADELFSGYAKVANASEDPRLSAETVRGARDEVLQTLPDQLERDALAIRAGGVEPVAPLLDDRVVEAALSLPDSLLISSRGDRKFALRLASREWLPDSVAFREKKALQYGSLVARELDRLARQAGFKRRMDDHVTQYVESLRG encoded by the coding sequence ATGGGTAGCGGCTCGCCGGACGGTCGGCCACAAGTTCAAGGTGCCGACCCGGCCACTGTCCGGCGGGCGGTCGAGACGGGTGATCCACTTCCCGGCACTCGTGGGTTTGCCGGTCGTCTCGACGGTCGACTTCTTCGGGACGTGCTCGGTCGGTACCCGCTGTTCGTCGACGGAGACGACTTGACCTCGTGGGCGTTCGAGCCGGTCCAACTCGTCGACCCGGTCGCTGTCCCTGCCGGCCACGTCCAGACCGAGGACGGATTCAGGCGACGCTGGTCGCTCCCGAGTCCGTCGCCATCCGGTGGTTCTCGTGCTATCGACGCCCTCCAGTCGGCACTCGAAGCCTCACTCGAGGCTGTCGAGACGGACGGGCTCGCCATCGCGTTCTCGGGCGGCATCGACTCGGCGCTGGTCGCGGCTCGACTCGACGCGCCACTGTACGTCGCCGGCTTTCCGGGGAGTCACGACGTCGCGGCCGCTCGGGACGCCGCTGGATTTCTCGATGCGGACCTCCGCGTCGTCGAACTCGATCATGGAGCGCTCGAAGCACACGTGCCGGACGTCGTCGCGGCGACGACCCGGACTAACGCGATGGACGTCGAAATTGCGCTACCGCTGTTTCTGGTCGCCTCGGCGGCGGCCGCCGACGGATTCGATCGCCTGGCCGTCGGGCAGGGTGCCGACGAACTCTTCTCCGGCTACGCCAAGGTCGCCAACGCCTCGGAGGACCCGCGTCTTTCGGCCGAGACTGTCCGTGGCGCGCGCGACGAGGTACTCCAGACGTTGCCGGACCAACTCGAGCGGGACGCACTCGCGATCCGCGCGGGTGGTGTCGAACCCGTCGCGCCGCTGCTCGACGACCGGGTCGTCGAGGCTGCGCTCTCGCTTCCCGACTCGCTTTTGATCTCTTCACGAGGCGATCGGAAGTTCGCGCTTCGGCTTGCCAGCCGCGAGTGGCTCCCTGACTCTGTGGCGTTCCGCGAAAAGAAGGCCCTCCAGTACGGGAGTCTCGTCGCGCGCGAACTCGACCGGCTGGCCCGCCAGGCGGGGTTCAAACGCCGAATGGACGATCACGTCACGCAGTACGTCGAATCGTTACGAGGATAG
- a CDS encoding PHP domain-containing protein produces MLSVELHAHSSLSYDGRDAVEKLLARAADAGLDALAVTDHDELAASLRACELAPEYDLLGIPGMEVTSIAGHVLALGVEEAVPAGLPFETTLDRIHDQGGVAVVPHPFQESRSGVMATVSRAELARADAIEVYNSRLLTGRANRQARTFAREHGVPQTAGSDAHISEMVGRAVTLVETDERSVPAILDAIRDGRTHIEGRRTPWHISFRQAAGGAKRKARERIASLFE; encoded by the coding sequence GTGCTTTCCGTCGAGTTGCACGCCCACTCCTCGCTGTCCTACGACGGGCGTGACGCCGTCGAGAAGCTGCTTGCCAGGGCCGCAGACGCAGGACTCGACGCCCTCGCCGTCACTGATCACGACGAACTCGCAGCGAGTCTCAGGGCCTGTGAGTTGGCTCCCGAGTACGACCTGCTCGGGATTCCCGGGATGGAAGTGACCAGCATCGCCGGTCACGTTCTCGCACTCGGGGTCGAGGAGGCGGTCCCGGCGGGCCTGCCGTTCGAAACGACGCTTGACCGGATCCACGACCAGGGCGGCGTCGCAGTCGTTCCCCATCCCTTCCAGGAGTCTCGCAGCGGCGTCATGGCGACGGTCTCGCGGGCCGAGTTGGCACGGGCCGACGCCATCGAGGTCTATAACTCTCGACTCCTGACGGGGCGTGCCAACCGACAGGCCCGGACGTTCGCCCGCGAACACGGCGTTCCACAGACTGCCGGCAGCGATGCCCACATCAGTGAGATGGTCGGTCGTGCTGTCACACTCGTCGAGACCGACGAGCGGTCCGTGCCGGCGATCCTCGATGCGATCCGCGACGGGCGGACCCACATCGAGGGCCGTCGGACGCCCTGGCACATCAGCTTCCGCCAGGCTGCTGGCGGCGCGAAACGCAAGGCTCGCGAGCGGATCGCCTCGCTGTTTGAGTGA
- a CDS encoding TIGR04347 family pseudo-SAM/SPASM protein, with protein MIPVSDLLVGTAKSADSDESRPAADRQHPVVVWHVTGANNLDPAYGYETAGPGHGDGELTTAEATDVIDDIAAYGVAAIRFSGGEPLLRDDLETLVERASDTGLRTELSTNGTLLTDERAESLRAAGLDDVDVAIDGLPEHHDDIYGREGAFDDALDGIEAAQHADLDPGVRFTLTEANAADMEELVDLLALQGVSRFRFHHLEYSADDEIMDLDVDHEAQRRAVRRVCDITLDAHDRGHDVETLLEGNRADTGYVYQYAREELDEGRAAAIRERLETEGGDPVAERIADIDYQGNVHLTPYWQAYSLGNVRDRPFSAIWEDESNPLLAKLRDREDHLPDRCPNCEYYAMCRGGSRHRALAAEGDVWARDPQCYLTDDEIGLDVDASAD; from the coding sequence ATGATTCCGGTCAGTGATCTGCTCGTCGGGACTGCGAAATCGGCGGACAGCGACGAATCGCGTCCGGCCGCGGACCGACAGCATCCCGTCGTCGTCTGGCACGTCACGGGGGCAAACAACCTCGATCCCGCGTATGGGTACGAGACTGCCGGGCCGGGCCACGGCGACGGCGAGTTGACGACCGCCGAGGCGACGGACGTCATCGACGATATCGCCGCCTACGGCGTCGCAGCGATCCGGTTCTCTGGCGGGGAGCCACTGTTGCGCGACGACCTCGAGACGCTGGTCGAACGCGCCAGCGACACCGGTCTCCGGACGGAACTGTCGACCAATGGGACGCTTCTCACCGACGAACGGGCCGAGTCGCTCCGTGCGGCCGGGCTCGACGACGTCGACGTCGCGATCGACGGCTTGCCCGAGCATCACGACGACATTTACGGCCGGGAGGGGGCCTTCGACGACGCCCTCGACGGCATCGAGGCGGCCCAGCACGCGGATCTCGACCCCGGCGTCCGGTTTACACTCACCGAAGCCAACGCCGCCGACATGGAGGAACTGGTCGATCTGCTCGCCCTCCAGGGTGTCTCGCGCTTCCGGTTTCACCACCTCGAATACAGTGCTGACGACGAGATCATGGACCTAGACGTCGATCACGAGGCCCAGCGACGCGCCGTCCGGCGGGTCTGTGACATCACGCTCGACGCGCACGATCGCGGCCACGACGTCGAGACGCTACTCGAAGGCAATCGGGCCGACACGGGCTACGTCTATCAGTACGCCCGCGAGGAACTGGACGAAGGCCGCGCCGCGGCGATCCGCGAGCGCCTCGAGACCGAGGGCGGCGATCCCGTCGCCGAGCGCATCGCCGACATCGACTACCAGGGTAACGTCCATCTCACGCCCTACTGGCAGGCGTACTCGCTCGGCAACGTCCGCGACCGGCCGTTCAGCGCGATCTGGGAGGACGAGTCCAACCCCTTGCTCGCGAAACTACGTGACCGTGAGGACCACCTCCCGGACCGGTGTCCGAACTGCGAGTACTACGCGATGTGTCGCGGCGGCTCGCGTCACCGTGCCCTGGCGGCCGAAGGCGACGTCTGGGCGCGCGACCCGCAGTGTTATCTTACTGACGACGAGATCGGCCTGGACGTCGACGCTTCCGCCGACTGA
- a CDS encoding Htur_1727 family rSAM-partnered candidate RiPP: MTANADRRHEAVDQPRGRDDREWEVFVRETGDEPLTHVGSVTASDEERAHEQAETLFSDVAAIWLCPDSAVNRYTESALVPGERA, from the coding sequence ATGACAGCGAATGCTGACCGTCGCCACGAGGCGGTCGACCAGCCCCGCGGCCGAGACGACCGGGAGTGGGAAGTGTTCGTCCGTGAGACGGGCGACGAACCGCTGACACACGTCGGTAGCGTCACGGCATCCGACGAAGAGCGTGCTCACGAGCAGGCCGAGACGCTCTTCTCGGACGTCGCCGCCATCTGGCTCTGTCCTGACAGTGCGGTCAACCGATATACCGAATCGGCGCTCGTCCCGGGTGAGCGTGCATGA
- a CDS encoding winged helix-turn-helix domain-containing protein produces MVRDPFAAEESPDLQAILDALDDPECRKIVEELDEPMTASEISETSDIPLSTTYRKLDLLTEASLLTEGVEIRPDGQHASTYEIAFEEVIIGLSEDRECEVQIARRAQTADERLETLWSEVRKET; encoded by the coding sequence ATGGTCCGGGATCCGTTCGCAGCCGAGGAGTCTCCCGATCTACAGGCCATCCTCGACGCACTCGACGACCCGGAGTGTCGCAAGATCGTCGAGGAACTCGACGAGCCGATGACGGCCTCGGAGATCTCTGAGACGAGCGACATCCCGCTATCGACGACCTACCGGAAACTCGACCTGCTAACAGAGGCGTCGCTGTTGACCGAAGGCGTCGAGATCCGGCCGGACGGCCAGCACGCGAGTACCTACGAGATCGCTTTCGAGGAAGTCATCATCGGGCTCTCGGAGGACCGCGAGTGTGAGGTCCAGATCGCGCGTCGGGCCCAGACGGCCGACGAACGTCTAGAAACCCTATGGTCGGAGGTTCGCAAGGAAACATGA
- a CDS encoding DUF7521 family protein, which produces MTPHVSITVIALKTLTLLLGGLITFLAYRAYRRTRAQSLGALALGFGVITLGAFLAGAGNLIFSFGLEQSLLLESGLTAGGFIVIVYSLYATK; this is translated from the coding sequence ATGACTCCACACGTCTCGATAACTGTCATTGCACTGAAAACTCTCACCCTGCTTTTGGGTGGGCTGATAACGTTTCTCGCCTATCGTGCCTATCGACGGACGCGGGCCCAGTCGCTGGGGGCACTGGCGCTTGGCTTCGGCGTGATCACGCTCGGCGCGTTTCTGGCCGGAGCCGGAAATCTAATTTTCTCCTTTGGATTAGAGCAGAGTCTCCTGCTCGAATCCGGGCTGACCGCCGGCGGGTTCATCGTCATCGTCTACTCGCTGTACGCGACTAAGTGA
- a CDS encoding DUF7521 family protein, whose amino-acid sequence MQSSVAIVTVAEVIILGCSGILTYLAYRAYRRTGSPSLRTLTFGFGLVAAGTLAGGLLHQFGVIGFDVCIGVESSLSATGFLVVLYALYVGDADNGVTP is encoded by the coding sequence ATGCAAAGCAGTGTGGCGATCGTGACCGTGGCCGAGGTGATCATTCTGGGATGTTCGGGTATCCTCACGTATCTCGCTTACCGGGCCTATCGACGCACGGGGTCACCCTCGCTGCGGACGCTCACGTTTGGTTTCGGCCTCGTCGCGGCCGGGACGCTCGCCGGGGGACTTCTCCATCAGTTCGGCGTCATCGGCTTCGACGTCTGTATCGGCGTCGAGAGCAGTCTCTCCGCGACCGGATTTCTCGTCGTGCTCTACGCGCTGTACGTCGGTGATGCCGACAACGGCGTCACGCCGTGA
- a CDS encoding halocyanin domain-containing protein yields MIRRRAVLTTIGGLTVGSLAGCSSDGGETTENDYPEYTDVPQSAEEYLSSTSNFDGTGVDRTDAEEVSVTVGARGNGSYWAFDPAVVAISPGTTVVWEWSGRGSAHNVASPGDREPLYSGPAVTSDNETYAYTFESSGTYRYVCEPHEIQGMKGAIVVV; encoded by the coding sequence ATGATACGACGACGAGCGGTGCTGACGACGATCGGCGGTCTCACGGTCGGATCGCTGGCCGGCTGTTCGAGCGACGGCGGCGAAACCACCGAGAACGACTATCCGGAATACACGGACGTCCCCCAATCAGCCGAGGAGTACCTCTCGAGTACGAGCAACTTCGACGGTACCGGCGTGGATCGGACTGACGCCGAGGAAGTCTCGGTCACCGTCGGTGCCCGCGGCAACGGCAGCTACTGGGCGTTCGACCCCGCTGTCGTCGCGATCAGCCCGGGAACGACGGTCGTCTGGGAGTGGAGCGGGCGCGGGAGCGCACACAATGTGGCGTCGCCCGGCGACCGTGAGCCGCTGTACAGCGGTCCGGCCGTCACCAGTGACAACGAGACCTACGCCTACACCTTCGAGAGTTCAGGAACCTATCGATACGTCTGTGAACCCCACGAGATCCAGGGGATGAAAGGCGCGATCGTCGTCGTCTAA